In Phalacrocorax carbo chromosome 1, bPhaCar2.1, whole genome shotgun sequence, the genomic stretch gtttctcagctgCTTGAACCTGTCCTCCTCCTGGGGAAGGAACGGTTTGCTGGCGTTGACATCAGAGTCCGTGTAAAGGGTGGTGGCCACGTAGCACAAATCTATGGTATGGTTGTGTGGGGGGCCTTAGCTGTGGACCAGAACAAGTCAAGCCACATATTGAAGAGGCTTGGGTTTAGAATAGTAACACTGCACATCTCCATATTCTGTTTCTTATTATTAAGGGATTACTAGTTATATTTtacatgcagagatgcaacatcTGGAGTGAGATGAGTGAAGTAAATTGATGAAATTCTGAGGAAATGCAAGGAAACGATCTTTGCATCTTGCTGTGCGACAGGACAGTTGAagtgcagctgagaaaaaagaTTTTGGGAGGGGAAAACGGGATTTACCATTGAAACTTTACATTTAGCTGTACGTTTCCCTGTTGTTCAGAAGCATCTTTCAGTCCACCTGCAAAGCTGGGtagttttttcccttgctgagCAGACTGAGAATGTACTTGATTAGCTGTTGATAGAGCTGCTCTTTACAAATGACagatttgttttgctgttatGGCTTGGGTGTAGGCTAGTGGAGTGCAGCTGAAGCTGTGTGAAGAGCAGCGACACGTTTCAGTCTCAATCATTTTTTCAGAGAATTCAGATTTTCCCCAAAGCCCTGACCTTAATGTTCTGACAGATAACAGCCTAACAAAATCTTACAGTTACGCCCATGCTCCTGGTTTGGGTTCTGATCACTGTGTGAGTGTGCTACAGGCTTGTTTTATTGAGGTGTGCTGGATGAACTGCTCGTAACATCTTGTTGTCCCTTCTGCCTCCTTAGTCTTTGAACACACTGATTAGTTTTATCCTTGTTGACAAGTATAGACGTTTCAGAGGGTTGTGTTTCTAAGGATTTTGCAAGTCGACTGCTTGTAGGTTGATGATAAACCTATGTTTGTGCTCTGAAGAGAAGGTGAACGGGACTGCCCTTGTACAGTTAGTTCCTTGGCTAGCTGGCAATTGCCGAATTAATGAGTGAGCTGTGGGTGGCCTCTTGGCATAAATTCCTTCAGACTTGCCAAAGTAAAGGTCACGTGGAATATGTGGGAGGGGAGATTAAGGAGGGGAAGGACAATTTGGCAGAAAACAAGGCTGCAAGTTTCTCAGATAACTGGCACTTGTCTTTAAGTTGTAACTACATTTGCACTCCTCACTGATCCATTATCTTTTTTAACAGCTATCCGTCAAGCTATTTCCAAAGCACTGGTGGCTTACTATCAAAAATGTAAGTTGTTTTGATTGCTGCATTAGCCTTAAGCACCAACGTATGGCTTCTGGTAGTTCTGGtgcaaaaaaatgttaatatggATTTGTTCCATGTGAAACTTCTtaaactgaagatttttttttttaaacagatgttgATGAAGCTTCCAAGAAAGAGATCAAGGATATTCTAATCCAGTATGACAGGACTCTGCTGGTTGCAGATCCTCGCCGTTGTGAATCCAAGAAATTTGGGGGACCTGGTGCTCGTGCACGCTACCAGAAGTCTTACCGTTAAAATTGTCCTGCAGTCATGTGACTGTCAATAAACATGAAGAGAATTTGATAAATTTCATGGTTCTAAATTGCATTTTTCTATGTGGGTAAATAGAGTAgtttttttattgtgtgttGACATAAGATTGAGACACAAATTGATTAAAGTAAAACCAGAGAGCTGTTGGCAGTTCTCTTTTATCCCTTCACAGTAAGGAAGTCTAGATAGGTAGGGTCTTGGGAGCAGAGATCTTTGCATGGTTGTCAGAACATAAAGAAAGCTTCTGTCCTGTTTTTTGTGGGTACGTGCAACAGCGTAGCAGTTCACTAAAGCAGAGTTCAATCTTTGCCTTTCTGGTAAATCTAAATGAACGCAGACCTTTCCCAGTACCTGGACAGCCACTCCTGATGGTGTTATGAACCAATGTGACTCGCCCGTGTTCTTCCCATCTGAAAATATCTCGGCCTGATTATAGGTTTCGTCCATAACACACGAGAGTGTGGATCTGACTCCCAGCTGGTAACTTCTATATCGTGTGCTAGGTGACTTGTTTTAGTGTGCTGCCCTAGCGTAATGCAGCACTCGcatctttctgcctttctcacAGTGCTGGCAGTTTGTGCAAAGGACTTCCGTTTTCTTTATATGTTAACCTGAAATACCACACTGGGAGTAAAGTTCCAAACACCACTATGGAATATGATGTGGCAATGAGTATCGTCCGCATTTGTGCTTGCTTAGTAGTTAGTGGCAAGGAAAGTATCCCCTTGAGGGTAACGCCCTCGGCGTAGTGCTGAAGGGGGTGTTCAGGCAGCAGTTCTGATGTCAGTAGTTAAAGTTTACATTGTCAATGCGGACAGGGGAGGGAGGTTTATTGAACTCTCGCCATACCAGATAATAGAGGCAGGGTTTTCTGGATTAGTATGTCTAAATGTAGGAAACTTTATTTAGATAACAAACCATAtatattctgtttaaaaaataatactttgtAAATGTAAAACAAAGGAATTTGTGCTACAAACAAGATTGGGTCTAAGTTACTCATCTTTCAACCATGTGTTCACACAGTACAAGCACAGAGGGATGTAACATTAAGTGATTTTATAAAAACGCCAGAAAAATCCCTCTGGAAGCCAGACAGTTGCTTGTGTCATGAGCTAGGTGAGGCAATTCAAAGGCCATAGGGAGGTGAGTGGGAAAAACCTGGAGTGGAAAATACGGTAGTAATTCTCAAAAGATGTAGCTAGGGTGTGTGTGTATCAAACACgagaagaaatggagaagttCCAATTTCTCATCCATTGAAACTGAAGATTTTCTTTCTAGAAGTGATCTCCGGGGGATGAAGAAGTTCTGAGTAAGAGACTGGATGGGCCAACAAAAGGCTGTTGGAAAGGCTAATTCTGTCCCTTGGAAGAGTTGCAAGTAGTTGAGTGGGGCCTTGGCTACGAGCTGACCCAACAGGCATGGGAACAGCCTGGGACTGTAGTTTCCTCTGTTTGAAAACCAGTTCGGAGGCAAGCTGGAAGAAACATTGGAGGTGAAGCAACTGAGAGCCTAGCTTCTGCTGTACTGCTCTCTACGCCTGGTATTTCTGTGTGTCATATACCTGTATGCCAATACTGAAATTGTTACAGGAGCAGCTTGGTACTTGAGGTTCTTGTTGGGCTTTCTAGTAATGTGCTATTTTTAACTCTCACTTGTTCTATAGTTGGTCATTTCAGTGTACTCGGTCAAAACAAGGTTAAACTGGCATCCTTTGTGAGTTGGACTGGGGAATTGGAAATAATGGTATAATTTTGCCCTTTTAGTCTAGTTTAGGAAAATAGGTGCTCATGGCTTTTTATAGGTGTTAGTATTCATTATGTTTACTTTTTCTGTAGAAAGACATTTAAGGCACCTTCACTGAAGTGTAGTTATTCAAGAGTTAAACATGCAGCTTGAACAAATGTCTTCTGAAAATGAATTCTCCATCCTTTTCCCATTTTAGCTGCCAGTGTCTGCCACAAAATACTGCATAACATGACCTGAATAGAAGTAGAATACTCCTGTTCAAACCCCTCACACTCCCATGGAAGTGGAGGGGACCGTTGTACATTCTCTCGCTGATTTACATACCAGGATTTTTTGTCTTACACTAAATGAATGAGGTGTTCTATTCCAGACACTTGCTGTCTCTTTGGCAAGATGCATGGTTTGCTTTCCTCAGTCCCCCTTTTTTTTGCACGCTCAGATCTGACCTGTTCCTTGTCCAGTGAGTTCCTCAGAGTTTCTACCTTGTAGCAGAGTTGCTCACAAATTATTCTAACTCTTGGGCTGCTGAAAACTCTGATGTTCTGCCTCCTAGCCTGGCTTTCTAAGGAAAAGATGCTATGCAGGCTAACTTCAGATTTGATGACTTGAATTCCTATGAGTTTTGTGAAAACTGGCGTCTTGATAGATGTTAATTAGCTTCAGCTGAGGAAAAATAAGCCTTTTAGTTGTTTGGCTTGTGTGGTGAGTGAAAAGCAATGGCTCACTCATTGCTTAGGAAATGTGTACTGGCCTGCCAGTTGGCACATACGTACCCTATGCCGTGGCTTGTCCAAAACTGATTCTTGCCTAGTTGTTAGAGCAGTTGGatgcagggaaaaagaaaggacacAAAGTTGATGTGGTGTGAAACTcagggaggcagggggagaTGCGATACCTGATTCCTGTAACCCGCAGGGTAGATgtcacagttacagggaaaCCTGATGTATCCGTTTTCCTGCCCATAGAACAGCTTGAAACAAttagggggttttgttttgctggttttttttttatggaaaggctgaaaataaaaatcacattgcTACTAATATATCCAGAGATGATATCTGCTTGTCATTTCTTCAACCAAAAGGCTCTTAGCAtaataaaaatgcttctgaacTGAACTCTGAGCCTATAAAAATGTTCCATTAATCCTGTAGAGTGATGTCATCCCCACAGACTTGGTTTCTAAATGAGGAATGTTCATGGAATCGAGCTGGTGTCTGCCTGGGTGGCTGTagatttttattccaaatgGTTACTTACTGATCACCCACTAGAGGGCTTAACTTCACTGGGGAAGCATAACTCCCGTGAAGTTTGAAGGTATAAGGGGAAAACCTGTgcatataaatatttcctttcctggTGCCCCGATTCTGCCGGGATGGCAATCAAGCTCTTGCCATTGAGCATCCGCTCTGGCCAGAGACACACTTCCACAGAGGAATAGTAACAGTTTAATCTCCAAGCCCCTGGCGAGGCTCTTGAGCAGCTGTGGAGGTGGTTCTCGGAAAAGAAGTGCCCCTAACTTCATATCGTCCAGCTCTTTCATTAGTTTCACTGGTGCTAATCCTTAGGAAGATCATGTGCACACAAGAAAATGCAGCCTCACTTGAATTCTTTGCTGGAAATACCAGTTCAGTAGAAGGCTGGAGGGTGAGCTTTAAAAAGTACCATGTTTTGTTAATGACAACAGTGGATCTGGTTCCAAACCAGGGCAACCTTGTACCTGTGGCACTGGAGCCGGTTATTTTCTCACCCATTGTTTATAATCCTGATAAACTGTGTAACCTGTATATAAAATTAAGACCTTTCACGTGTCATATTGGAAAATGTGAGGCAAATTAATTTTGACTGTAATATACAGATATATtaacatttaaatgttttaatttttttttttttaaagaaaaacctgtAACTTGAAAATGTAATGCTAATGTTTTTTAACTATGGACCAGTGTGTTCTGTACTGTGTTTATTCTCTTACAAAAGTGATtattttctgatgcattttttcCATTCAATTTTTTC encodes the following:
- the RPS16 gene encoding small ribosomal subunit protein uS9, which produces MPAKGPLQSVQVFGRKKTATAVAHCKRGNGLIKVNGRPLEMIEPRTLQYKLLEPVLLLGKERFAGVDIRVRVKGGGHVAQIYAIRQAISKALVAYYQKYVDEASKKEIKDILIQYDRTLLVADPRRCESKKFGGPGARARYQKSYR